A stretch of Mya arenaria isolate MELC-2E11 chromosome 14, ASM2691426v1 DNA encodes these proteins:
- the LOC128217146 gene encoding plexin-B1-like — MVMQVTTALKAQLINDTEIMCHILKDGIPRNLDSTTSLHVDFQSKKLDGLSLKVVFYQCGSLIYPKNNCGQCESFKYYQPYLKCKWCNGQCIYSGKVCATAETMCPDPVITKVYPLSAHIDAVTPIIVEGFNLASHINETKDVVSLGNISCLTIYPFTVADKVSTRIACNLEPSGRVATENITLNIPGHSPVVYNKYSFNFQIPKLTRIFPNYGPLSGGTNITLYGEHLDTGWERMIKIGEQLCGFVTVQAFTSIKPTLAECKTVKSNSTTQMNAPVSMVFDDQAVGDVNFTYVPDPVVWNIQPKKSFQSGGRVLTVTGLNLLSVQTPKLRARTIDGKTSVEQPCRHRKANDSEDKLNGNLTCRSPMFHPSWSRQRTKRLHEVSGSMEVSFVMDDVGSVRDLPSNISVLLYYPDPTFYNFNKTLHFTQVIIIKGEHLDVAATAEDVQVLIGCEKCNVTTLEPNRVICNPPTSAPKCTVTRQTLFSIKVSIGFLQREVGQIEYEVSKPFDKKNIQLIVGVVAGVVLFLLLLFVIGYQTKKKSLLRARLQQEREGYEHKLAKIEGRYRNPRQED, encoded by the exons atgGTTATGCAAGTTACCACTGCTCTTAAAGCACAACTAATTAATGATACTGAGATTATGTGTCACATCCTAAAG GACGGCATACCAAGGAATCTGGACTCCACTACAAGTCTTCATGTTGACTTTCAGTCAAAAAAGCTTGACGGCTTATCGCTTAAAG TTGTGTTTTATCAATGCGGTTCTCTGATCTACCCCAAAAATAACTGTGGACAATGTGAAAGTTTTAAATACTACCAgccatatttaaaatgtaaatggtgCAATGGGCAGTGTATCTACTCAGGAAAGGTTTGTGCAACAGCAGAAACCATGTGCCCTGACCCAGTTATCACAAAG GTATATCCACTTTCTGCCCATATCGACGCCGTCACGCCCATTATAGTCGAGGGTTTTAACCTGGCGTCCCACATCAACGAAACAAAGGATGTTGTTAGTTTGGGGAACATCTCCTGTCTTACCATCTACCCTTTTACTGTTGCCGATAAAGTATCAACAAG aaTAGCGTGTAACCTTGAGCCGAGTGGAAGAGTAGCAACGGAAAATATCACATTGAATATACCAGGACACAGTCCGGTGGTGTATAATAAGTACAGCTTTAac TTTCAGATTCCGAAATTAACCAGGATTTTTCCGAATTACGGGCCTTTGTCTGGTGGGACAAATATTACGTTATACGGCGAGCATCTAGACACGGGTTGGGAGAGGATGATAAAGATTGGAGAGCAACTGTGCGGATTTGTAACAGTACAAGC GTTTACGAGTATAAAGCCAACCTTGGCAGAATGTAAGACTGTCAAATCCAATTCCACCACCCAGATGAATGCTCCAGTTTCCATGGTTTTCGATGATCAGGCCGTAGGAGACGTCAACTTCACGTACGTTCCTGACCCTGTAGTTTGGAATATTCAACCAAAAAAGAGTTTTCAAAG CGGAGGACGGGTTTTAACGGTCACTGGTCTGAACCTGTTGTCCGTGCAAACTCCGAAGCTCAGGGCCCGTACCATTGACGGAAAGACTTCAGTTGAACAA CCGTGCAGGCACAGAAAAGCAAATGACAGCGAGGACAAGTTAAATGGAAATTTAACATGTAGAAGCCCAATGTTTCATCCCAGTTGGTCCAGGCAGCGAACAAAGCGGTTGCATGAAGTATCGGGAAGCATGGA GGTTAGCTTTGTCATGGATGATGTCGGTTCAGTCAGGGATTTGCCGTCCAACATTTCTGTCCTTCTATACTATCCTGACCCAACGTTTTACAACTTCAACAAAACTCTGCACTTCACTCAAGTCATCATTataaaa GGTGAACATTTAGACGTGGCTGCCACCGCGGAAGACGTTCAGGTGTTAATTGGCTGTGAAAAATGCAATGTCACCACTCTGGAGCCCAACCGGGTAATCTGTAACCCTCCCACTAGTGCACCAAAGTGTACCGTTACCAGACAAACGTTGTTTTCTATCAAG GTAAGCATTGGATTTCTCCAACGAGAGGTCGGCCAGATAGAATATGAAGTCTCCAAGCCATTCgataagaaaaacattcaaCTTATAG TTGGCGTTGTAGCTGGAGTAGTGCTTTTtctcttgttgttgtttgttattggctatcaaacaaaaaagaagTCGCTTCTGCGGGCTCGTTTACAGCAGGAAAGGGAAGGTTATGAGCACAAGCTTGCTAAAATAGAAGGTCGCTATAGAAACCCGCGGCAAGAAG ATTAG